From the Micromonospora echinofusca genome, the window GCCTGGGCGTCGGTGCGGTAGAGCACCGCGATGTCGGAGAAGGAGAGCGAGGTGGACCGGCCGTCGATGCGCCCCGAGTCCAGGGACCGGTGGGAGAGCCCGCCGACCAGCTCGTCGATGGTGCGTACGACGAAGTCGGCTTCGTCGGCGACGGACGCCGCCGGGTAGCGACCCACCAGCGGGGCCTCCGGGTCGAGCCGGGCCGGGTCGAGGCGGCGACCCCGGACCAGCGACGACGGCGCGATGGCCTGCACGGCGGCGGCCAGGATCGGGGCCGAGGAGCGGTAGTTGCGGTTCAGCCGGACCAGCCGGGCGTCGGTGAAGTCCTGTGAGAAGCGCAGGAAGTAGCCGACGTCGGCGCCCCGGAAGGAGTAGATCGCCTGGTCCGGGTCGCCGATCGCGCAGAGGTTGCCGTCGGCGGGGCTGAGTAGGCGCAGCAGCTCGTACTGCACCTCGTCGACGTCCTGGTACTCGTCGACGAAGATCCAGCGCCAGCGCTCCCGGTACCGCTGCACCAGCTTCTTGTCGGCCTTCAGCAGCGCGACCGGCAGGGTCAGCAGCTCGTCCAGGTCCACCAGGTCCTGCTTGCGTAGCAGTGCCGCGTAGGCGGTGTCGTCGTCGCCGGCCTCGGCGCGGGCCTCCGCCCGCTGGGCGTCGTCGGCGATCCGGAAGTCCGCCGGGAGGCCGACGGCGTCGGCGTTCTCCCGCAGGATCGTCAGCCCCAGCGAGTGGAAGGTGCCGACGGTGACGTCCTCGGCGACCGGGCCGAGCAGGCCGTCGAGGCGGTGCCGCAGTTCCTCGGCGGCCCGCCGGGTGAACGTGATCGCCAAGCACTGCTCGGGGAAGACGTTCAGCTCCGCGCAGAGGTAGGCGATCCGGTGGGTCAACGTCCGGGTCTTGCCGGTGCCCGGCCCGGCCACGATGAGCAGCGGACCGCCCGGCGCGGAGGCGGCCACGCGCTGCATGGCGTCCAGGCGGTCCAGCAGGCCGGTGCCGACCTCCTCCATCCCGGCGAGCATCGGCTCGAACGGCTCGTGCGGCGAGGGCGTCGGCGCGATCGGGGGCGGCGGCGCGGGCGGTGCGGCCTTGCGCTTGGGCTCGGCCCTGGCCGCCGTCGGGCGCTTGGCCCGGGGCTTCGGCGCCGGCTCCGCGGGGGTGCGCTGCGCCGGCACGGGTACGTCGAAGAGGGTCTCCTGCGCCGTACCGGCGTCGCCGCCCAGCTCGGCCGGGTCGAAGAGGGTGATGACGCCGTACTCGCCGTCGTAGCCGGGGACGCGGCGCACGTCGCCCCGGCGCAGCCGGCCGATGCCCTCGGCGAGCAGTTCCCCGCCGACCCGGCCGATCTCGTCGAGCGGCGTGGTGGTGAGGATCTCCAGCTCGGGGCCGAGCGCGGCGATCAGCTCGTGGAGTTTCCCCTCGACCCGCTTGGACCGGGCACCCACCTTGTTGAGTTCGCCGAGGATCTCGGCCAGCGGCACCAGGTGGGTGACGTCGCGGGCGTGCGCGGGGCGGTGCCCCGACGGGCGGTCGGCCAGCTCCTCGATCCGGCTGAGCACGCCGACGGTCAGCGGCTTGCCGCACTCGGGGCAGCGGCCACCGGCGGCCCGGGTCTGCTCGGGCGACCAGTTGACCCCGCAGAGCCGGTGCCCGTCCGCGTGGTACTTGCCCTCCTCGGGGAAGAACTCGATGGTCCCGGCGAGCCCGTCACCCGTACGCAGGGCGTCGCGGATGGCGAAGTAGTCGCGGGCGGTGGCGAAGACGGTGGCCTCCCGGGCCAGCGCCGGCGGCGAGTGCGCGTCCGAGTTGGACACCAGTTGGTAGCCGTCCAGGCTGCCGACGCGCCAGTTCATCCCGGGGTCGGAGGAGAGGCCGGTCTCCACCGCGAAGATGTGTTCGGCGAGGTCGGCGTAGCAGTCGGCGATCGCGTCGAAGCCCGACTTGGAGCCCAGCGCGGAGAACCACGGGGTCCAGATGTGCGCCGGCACCAGGTAGCCGTCCGCGCTGGCCTCCAGCGTGATCTCCAGCAGGTCCCGGGAGTCCAGGCCGAGGATCGGCCGGCCGTCCGAGCCGAGGTTGCCGATCCGCCCGAGCGCGGCGTTGAACCGGGCCACCGCGTCCAGGTCGGGCAGGTAGATCAGGTGGTGCACCTTGCGGGTGCGGTCGTCCCGCTTGTAGATCGTGGAGATCTCCACGCTGAGCATGAACCGGACCGGGTCCGCCTCCGCCTCGCTGGCCAGCCGGGGCGGCAGCCGGCGGGCGATGTCCCGCTCCGCCTCCGGGCTGAGTCGGTGCAGGCCGGGCTCGGCCGGGTGCAGCGTCTCGCGGAGGTGGTCGTACCAGGCGGGGTGGGTGAAGTCGCCGGTGCCGAGCACTCCGATGCCCTTGCGCCGTGCCCACCAGCCGAGGTTGGGCAGGGTCAGGTCGCGGCTGCACGCGCGCGAGTACTTCGAGTGGATGTGCAGATCCGCGACGAACGGCGAAGGGCCGCCGGGGGGTGCGGGACTGAACGGAGGCACGCCGCATCCTGTCACGACCGCGCCATAACCCACCCGTCGCCACGCACACCCGTGACCTGAGCATCCGGTGCTGGACAACACCGGCCGCCCGCGCTATGGGTCAGCGGGAGCGCAGCTCCACCAGGGTGATCTGGGGTTCGGCGCCGACGCGCACCGGCGGGCCCCAGAAGCCGGCGCCGTTGGTGACGTAGACCTTCGTGCCGTCGACCTCGCCCAGGCCGGAGACCACCGGCTGCTGGAGCTTCACCAGCAGGTTGAACGGGACCATCTGGCCGCCGTGGGTGTGCCCGGAGAGCTGGAGGTCGACGCCGAACTTCGCCGCCTCGACCGCCGCCACCGGCTGGTGGGCGAGCAGCACCACGGGGCGGTTCGGGTCGCGGTCGCCGAGCGCCGCCGCGTAGTCCGCCGGGGCGGCCAGGCCGGTGCCGGCGGCCGTGACGTCGTTCACCCCGGCCAGGTCGAGTACGCCGCCCCGGGCCTGGATCTCCGTCCGCTCGTTCTGCATGACCCGCAGGCCGAGGCGGTCCAACTCCTGGACCCACTCCTCGACGCCCGAGTAGTACTCGTGGTTGCCGGTGACGAAGTAGCTGCCGTGCCGGGACCGCAGCCCGCGCAGCGGCTCGGCGGCCTCGCCCAGCTCCGCGACCGAGCCGTCGACCAGGTCGCCGACGACGGCGACGATGTCGGCGTCCAGGCGGTTGATCGCGGCGACGATCCGCTCGGTGTGCGCCCGGCCGCGCAGCGGGCCGAGGTGGATGTCGGAGACGGTGGCGATCCGCAGGCCGTCCATGCTGCGGGGGAGCTTGGCCAGCGGGATCTGCACCCGGTCGAGCTGCGGCGGGCCGAGGGCGGTGCGGATGCCGTACCCGGTGAGACCGGTCGCCGTGAGCCCGGCGAAGATCGCGGCCCCACGGGCGAGCAGCAACCGGCGGGCCGGGTCGTGGTCGGGCTGCCCGACGGCTCCGGCGGCCGGCGGGTCGGCCGGACCCGCCGCGCCCACCGCGGAGGGCTCGGGCGCGGCGGAGACCATGGCGGGCTCGGGTGCGGCGGCGGTGGGCTCCGCGGCGGCGACCTGGCGACGCAGCACGAGCTTCGTCACCGCCATCGGCACTTCCAGCGCCACGAGCAGGACGAGCAGGTAGAACATGACGGCGAGCCAGAGGTAGCCCGGCCACGCGAGCCAGTAGAGGCCCGCCTGGGTGCCGACCATGGTCGCCGGTACGAGCAGCGCGAGCACCAGGGCGGTGATCCCGCCGATCCGCCGCCAGCGCCCCGGGGTGGTGGTGTCCCGCACCAGGCGCTTCCACAGGTAGAGGTGGATCAGGCCGGTGACCAGCCCTATGGTGGCGACGAACGCCAGTGCCGCCAGCATGTGTGCGCCTCCCTCAGCCGCCCGCGAAGGGCGGCAGGACGTCGATCGTGGCCCCGGCCGGAAGCGGTGCCCGCCGATCATGACAGGTCACGCCGTCGACGAGGAAACTCGCCACCTTCAGCACGGCGGCGAGCCGTTCGCCGTGCCGTTCGGTCAACTCGACGAGGAGTTCGTCCAGGGACCGGCCGCCGGATGCGGTCTCCTCGGACCGGCCGGCGGCGGCCCGCGCCCCGGCGAAGTAGCGGACGGTCAGCGGCGCCCCGGCGCCGGCAGCCGGTTCGGCCGGGGTCGGTTCGGGCTCGGCCGGGCCTGTGTGCGCCGGTGGGGCCGGGGCCGCTGCCCAGGTACGGCCCGCGT encodes:
- a CDS encoding metallophosphoesterase; the protein is MLAALAFVATIGLVTGLIHLYLWKRLVRDTTTPGRWRRIGGITALVLALLVPATMVGTQAGLYWLAWPGYLWLAVMFYLLVLLVALEVPMAVTKLVLRRQVAAAEPTAAAPEPAMVSAAPEPSAVGAAGPADPPAAGAVGQPDHDPARRLLLARGAAIFAGLTATGLTGYGIRTALGPPQLDRVQIPLAKLPRSMDGLRIATVSDIHLGPLRGRAHTERIVAAINRLDADIVAVVGDLVDGSVAELGEAAEPLRGLRSRHGSYFVTGNHEYYSGVEEWVQELDRLGLRVMQNERTEIQARGGVLDLAGVNDVTAAGTGLAAPADYAAALGDRDPNRPVVLLAHQPVAAVEAAKFGVDLQLSGHTHGGQMVPFNLLVKLQQPVVSGLGEVDGTKVYVTNGAGFWGPPVRVGAEPQITLVELRSR
- a CDS encoding MoaD/ThiS family protein, yielding MTVRYFAGARAAAGRSEETASGGRSLDELLVELTERHGERLAAVLKVASFLVDGVTCHDRRAPLPAGATIDVLPPFAGG
- a CDS encoding UvrD-helicase domain-containing protein, with translation MPPFSPAPPGGPSPFVADLHIHSKYSRACSRDLTLPNLGWWARRKGIGVLGTGDFTHPAWYDHLRETLHPAEPGLHRLSPEAERDIARRLPPRLASEAEADPVRFMLSVEISTIYKRDDRTRKVHHLIYLPDLDAVARFNAALGRIGNLGSDGRPILGLDSRDLLEITLEASADGYLVPAHIWTPWFSALGSKSGFDAIADCYADLAEHIFAVETGLSSDPGMNWRVGSLDGYQLVSNSDAHSPPALAREATVFATARDYFAIRDALRTGDGLAGTIEFFPEEGKYHADGHRLCGVNWSPEQTRAAGGRCPECGKPLTVGVLSRIEELADRPSGHRPAHARDVTHLVPLAEILGELNKVGARSKRVEGKLHELIAALGPELEILTTTPLDEIGRVGGELLAEGIGRLRRGDVRRVPGYDGEYGVITLFDPAELGGDAGTAQETLFDVPVPAQRTPAEPAPKPRAKRPTAARAEPKRKAAPPAPPPPIAPTPSPHEPFEPMLAGMEEVGTGLLDRLDAMQRVAASAPGGPLLIVAGPGTGKTRTLTHRIAYLCAELNVFPEQCLAITFTRRAAEELRHRLDGLLGPVAEDVTVGTFHSLGLTILRENADAVGLPADFRIADDAQRAEARAEAGDDDTAYAALLRKQDLVDLDELLTLPVALLKADKKLVQRYRERWRWIFVDEYQDVDEVQYELLRLLSPADGNLCAIGDPDQAIYSFRGADVGYFLRFSQDFTDARLVRLNRNYRSSAPILAAAVQAIAPSSLVRGRRLDPARLDPEAPLVGRYPAASVADEADFVVRTIDELVGGLSHRSLDSGRIDGRSTSLSFSDIAVLYRTDAQAAPIVDALARANIPVQKRSHDRLRDRPGVSAIARELRHADGLDGSLAARVRLAGQVLAERFAVPTLDGSGAVRPEDVRSAVDLLTPLARRCGDDLPLFLSQLATGAEVDALDPRAEAVTLLTLHAAKGLEFPVVFLVGAEDGLLPLRWPGSMPDDDAIAEERRLFFVGLTRAQDRLYVTHAARRSRHGTERECVPSPFLGAIDPGLFERFGEAEPRRPRDRQLRLI